In Dioscorea cayenensis subsp. rotundata cultivar TDr96_F1 chromosome 9, TDr96_F1_v2_PseudoChromosome.rev07_lg8_w22 25.fasta, whole genome shotgun sequence, a genomic segment contains:
- the LOC120268234 gene encoding probable auxin efflux carrier component 1b, with product MISLADLYHVLTAVVPLYVAMILAYGSVKWWHIFSPDQCSGINRFVALFAVPLLSFHFISTNNPFAMNYHFIAADTLQKLIVLAVLSLWTKLSSRGCLEWTITLFSLSTLPNTLVMGIPLLKGMYGPESGSLMVQIVVLQCIIWYTLMLFLFEYRGARLLIMEQFPDTAGSIVSFRVDSDVMSLDGKEPLQTEAQVGDDGKLHVTVRKSTSSRSEVLSRRSHGLNSGVSLTPRPSNLTNAEIYSLQSSRNPTPRGSSFNHSDFYSLVNGKNAGNGFSPSHGGFSGMVFDEESGGNVAKGNGIFSPVAAKKSKLANGVNQAGGGKDLHMFVWSSSASPVSEGGLHVFKAGEFGAELNGVSHPSDHLAQKDGQPYGYDDEFSFRNRPISRAVDSFQKDKPSLSKIGSNSTAELHPKTESEDLKPTSMPPASVMTRLILIMVWRKLIRNPNTYSSLIGLIWSLVSFRWGIEMPAIIAKSISILSDAGLGMAMFSLGLFMALQPRIIACGNSTAAFAMAVRFLAGPAVMATASIVVGLRGMLLHIAIVQAALPQGIVPFVFAKEYNVHPDILSTGVIFGMLIALPITLVYYILLGL from the exons ATGATATCTTTAGCAGACCTTTACCATGTCCTCACAGCAGTGGTTCCTCTCTACGTGGCCATGATCCTTGCTTATGGCTCAGTCAAGTGGTGGCACATCTTCAGCCCAGATCAGTGCTCAGGCATCAACCGCTTTGTTGCATTGTTTGCAGTCCCTCTCCTTTCCTTCCACTTCATCTCCACCAACAACCCTTTTGCAATGAACTACCATTTCATAGCTGCAGACACTCTTCAGAAGCTCATTGTCCTTGCTGTCCTCTCCCTCTGGACCAAACTCAGTTCTCGTGGCTGCTTAGAGTGGACTATAACTCTCTTCTCTCTGTCCACTCTTCCTAACACTCTTGTCATGGGGATTCCTCTCCTCAAAGGCATGTATGGCCCTGAGTCTGGTAGTCTCATGGTTCAGATTGTTGTTCTCCAGTGTATCATTTGGTATACTTTGAtgttgttcttgtttgagtACCGTGGTGCTAGACTTTTGATAATGGAGCAGTTCCCTGACACTGCTGGTTCCATTGTTTCCTTCCGGGTTGATTCTGATGTTATGTCTCTGGATGGGAAGGAACCTCTGCAAACTGAAGCTCAAGTTGGTGATGATGGCAAGCTTCATGTCACAGTGAGGAAATCCACTAGTTCACGTTCAGAAGTTCTTTCAAGGAGGTCACATGGGTTGAACTCTGGTGTCTCACTGACTCCTCGGCCATCTAACTTGACAAATGCTGAGATTTATTCATTGCAATCTTCAAGGAATCCAACACCAAGAGGGTCTAGCTTTAATCACAGTGATTTCTACTCTTTGGTTAATGGGAAGAATGCTGGGAATGGTTTTAGTCCCAGTCATGGTGGTTTTTCTGGTATGGTGTTTGATGAGGAGTCTGGGGGGAATGTAGCTAAGGGTAATGGGATTTTCTCTCCTGTGGCTGCTAAGAAGAGTAAGTTGGCGAATGGAGTGAATCAAGCAGGGGGTGGCAAGGACTTGCATATGTTTGTTTGGAGCTCTAGTGCCTCACCTGTGTCTGAAGGTGGTCTTCATGTGTTTAAAGCAGGAGAGTTTGGAGCAGAGCTCAATGGTGTTTCTCATCCTAGTGATCATCTTGCTCAGAAAG ATGGACAACCATATGgttatgatgatgagttcagCTTTCGGAATAGACCCATTTCTCGAGCTGTGGATTCCTTTCAAAAAGACAAACCAAGTCTCTCAAAAATTGGATCAAATTCTACCGCAGAGCTGCATCCTAAGACTGAAAGTGAAGACTTGAAGCCAACTTCCATGCCGCCTGCCAGTGTCATGACAAGGCTTATTCTAATTATGGTTTGGCGGAAACTCATCAGAAACCCGAACACTTATTCCAGTCTTATTGGTCTCATCTGGTCTTTGGTCTCCTTTAG GTGGGGAATTGAAATGCCAGCAATAATTGCTAAATCGATCTCAATACTCTCTGACGCAGGTCTTGGAATGGCTATGTTTAGTCTTG GTTTGTTTATGGCATTACAGCCAAGGATCATCGCATGTGGCAATTCGACTGCAGCGTTTGCCATGGCTGTCAGATTTCTCGCCGGCCCTGCAGTGATGGCAACCGCCTCAATTGTTGTCGGTCTGCGAGGCATGCTCCTGCATATCGCCATTGTTCAG GCAGCTTTACCACAAGGAATTGTTCCCTTTGTGTTTGCCAAGGAATACAATGTGCATCCTGACATCTTGAGCACAGG GGTCATATTTGGGATGTTAATTGCTCTGCCAATCACACTGGTGTATTACATTTTATTGGGACTTTGA